Proteins from one Caloramator mitchellensis genomic window:
- a CDS encoding purine-nucleoside phosphorylase yields the protein MNYLNRINEAKEYIKSKIKKTPDVAVILGSGLGKLAGEIENKMVIKYSEVPHFPESTVVGHAGEFIFGNIGDKFVMAMNGRFHYYEGHDMKDVTLPIRVMRALGIEKIIVTNAAGGMNPEFEAGDLMLITDHINFIGTNPLIGRNFEELGPRFPDMSQAYNRELIAIAENCANKLDIKVQKGVYVAVSGPNYETPAELRMLRIMGADAVGMSTVPEVIVANHGGMKVLGISCITDMAIPDNLEPLDHERVVATAARATEKFVKLVKEIIVNI from the coding sequence ATGAATTACTTAAATCGAATAAATGAAGCAAAAGAATATATTAAAAGTAAAATTAAAAAAACTCCAGATGTTGCAGTAATTTTAGGCTCAGGTCTTGGTAAACTTGCTGGAGAGATTGAAAACAAAATGGTTATAAAATACAGTGAAGTTCCACACTTCCCTGAATCTACAGTTGTTGGTCATGCCGGTGAATTTATATTTGGCAATATTGGGGATAAATTTGTAATGGCTATGAATGGTAGATTTCATTATTATGAAGGACATGACATGAAGGATGTAACACTACCAATTAGAGTTATGAGAGCTCTTGGAATTGAAAAGATTATAGTTACAAATGCTGCAGGTGGAATGAATCCGGAATTTGAAGCAGGGGACTTAATGTTAATTACCGACCATATTAACTTTATTGGAACTAACCCATTGATAGGAAGAAATTTTGAAGAACTTGGACCAAGATTTCCTGATATGTCACAGGCTTATAACAGGGAACTGATAGCTATAGCGGAAAATTGCGCAAACAAACTGGATATTAAGGTTCAAAAGGGTGTTTATGTAGCAGTGTCTGGACCAAACTACGAAACACCAGCGGAGCTTAGAATGTTAAGAATTATGGGTGCAGATGCTGTAGGTATGTCAACCGTTCCAGAGGTCATTGTTGCAAATCATGGTGGTATGAAGGTTTTAGGTATTTCCTGCATAACTGATATGGCAATACCAGATAACCTTGAGCCACTCGACCATGAAAGAGTTGTTGCAACTGCTGCAAGGGCAACTGAAAAATTTGTAAAGCTAGTTAAAGAGATTATTGTAAACATTTAA
- a CDS encoding pyrimidine-nucleoside phosphorylase, translated as MRMYDIILKKRNGGELTKEEIDFVVNGYTKGEIPDYQMSALLMAIYFQKMNKRETADLTMAMVNSGEVVDLSAIEGIKVDKHSTGGVGDTTTLVLGPMVAAAGAPVAKMSGRGLGHTGGTLDKLESISGLSIEMPKEKFIENVNKVKLAVAGQTANLAPADKKLYALRDVTATVDNISLIASSIMSKKIAAGADAIVLDVKTGAGAFMKTLDDSFALAKEMVDIGTNVGRNTVAIVSDMDEPLGLAVGNALEVKEAIDTLKGHGPKDLYELCMTLGSYMLILANKADTVEKARKILEETITSGSALNKFKEFVVAQGGNPDVIDNPELLPTAKNVIEYKAKKSGYINKIVAIDVGIAALVLGAGRETKESEVDLAVGIVLNKKVGDYVNEGETLCYIHVNDMSKLADCERRLENAFEIVEEKVEQRPLIFGVVTKDGIQRF; from the coding sequence ATGAGAATGTATGATATTATACTCAAAAAAAGAAACGGCGGGGAACTGACTAAAGAGGAAATAGATTTTGTAGTTAACGGATATACAAAAGGAGAAATTCCAGACTATCAAATGTCGGCTCTTTTGATGGCAATTTATTTTCAAAAGATGAATAAAAGAGAAACTGCTGACCTTACAATGGCAATGGTAAACTCTGGTGAAGTTGTGGATTTGTCAGCAATTGAAGGAATTAAGGTAGATAAGCATTCAACCGGCGGTGTAGGAGATACTACAACTCTTGTTCTAGGACCGATGGTAGCTGCAGCTGGAGCTCCGGTTGCAAAAATGTCTGGAAGAGGACTAGGCCATACCGGCGGAACGCTTGATAAACTTGAATCTATAAGCGGTCTGTCAATTGAAATGCCAAAGGAAAAATTTATTGAAAATGTAAATAAGGTAAAGCTTGCAGTTGCAGGTCAAACTGCAAACCTTGCGCCTGCTGATAAAAAATTATATGCATTAAGAGATGTTACTGCAACGGTTGACAATATATCTTTGATTGCTTCAAGTATTATGAGCAAGAAAATTGCTGCAGGGGCTGATGCAATAGTATTAGATGTAAAAACAGGTGCTGGAGCCTTTATGAAGACATTGGATGATTCATTTGCGCTTGCAAAGGAAATGGTTGATATAGGAACAAATGTAGGCAGAAACACAGTTGCAATTGTTTCAGATATGGATGAGCCGCTGGGACTTGCTGTTGGAAACGCATTGGAAGTAAAGGAAGCTATAGACACGCTTAAAGGGCATGGTCCAAAGGATTTATATGAATTGTGCATGACACTAGGTTCGTATATGCTTATACTTGCAAATAAGGCCGATACAGTTGAGAAAGCAAGAAAAATATTAGAAGAAACAATAACAAGCGGTTCTGCTTTAAATAAATTTAAAGAATTTGTAGTTGCACAGGGTGGAAATCCAGACGTTATTGACAACCCAGAGTTGCTTCCAACTGCAAAAAATGTAATTGAATATAAAGCTAAGAAAAGCGGTTATATAAATAAAATAGTTGCAATTGATGTAGGTATTGCTGCACTTGTTTTAGGTGCAGGAAGAGAGACAAAGGAAAGCGAAGTTGATTTAGCTGTTGGTATTGTTCTTAATAAAAAAGTCGGAGATTACGTAAATGAGGGAGAAACTCTATGCTATATTCATGTCAATGATATGAGCAAATTGGCAGATTGTGAAAGAAGATTGGAAAACGCGTTTGAAATAGTTGAAGAAAAAGTTGAGCAACGACCACTAATCTTCGGTGTTGTTACAAAGGATGGAATACAAAGATTTTAA